Below is a genomic region from Candidatus Desulfatibia profunda.
AATGATTTCATCGCTGATAACAAACAGCATGGCGCCGGCGGCAAATGCCATACCCAAAGGCAAAATAGGATTGAAAAACGTTACCGCTCCAACGCCCAGCATGGTGTTCAGCACTTTGTCGGAAACATCTCTGAAAATCAGCGCCGGCAGGGCACCTACTCCGGTCGCAAGACCGGCAAGCAGACTTGCCAAGGTTCCCATTGCGATGGGAGACATGATTCAATCCTTAGTACTTTGATTCGTAAATTCGGTAACGTATTTTATAACAAGCCATCACATTCAACATGGCGAAGAATCATAAAAGTGACTAAAGTTTGAAGTGAGCTAAAGTGAGCTAAAGTTGTGGAATCCGCCTGCGGCGAAGCCAATTTTAAAAATGATAGAATTCATTAACTTTAGGCACTTTAGATCACTTTAGGCACTTTAAACTTTAAATTTAAATGGTTTAGCGCAATGGATGATCTTTTTTTAAAGCGTGTGCTGTTTGAGTATATTAGGGATTATGCCACCTTCACGCGCTCCAGGATCCGGCCCCTTGTACTGATCACCACCTCCTCCATGGGTATCTTTTTCCCGGATGCTTCCAGTCCTTTTTTAACGATCATGGGCAAACCGGAGCAGCAGGGAACTTCCATAACCACCGTGGTAATGCTTCTGATGTTTGCGGTTTTGAAAATATCCGCAAATTTTTTGATGTACTCCTGGGCATCATCCAATTTGGGACATCCCATGGTTACAGCCTTTCCTGGCAGAAAATCGCGATGCAGGTGGGGAAAGGCCACCGGAACACAATCCGCCAGAACCAAAAGGTCCGCCCCTTTCAGAAAAGGCGCCTTGGCAGGTACCAGCGAAATCTGCACCGGCCAGTGTGAAAGTGCCGATTCGCTATCACCTGCATCAGGAGCAGGCATGACCGGCACCCGGCGGGCATCGGCCGGCATAAACGTCTGGATCCCGGCGGACGGGCAGCCGCACGCCGGTGCCGCATCTTTTTCGGCTTTTTCCTTTCTAGTCAAATGCTGATGAACCGCCTCTTCATCGAACTCGTCGGATTCCCGTTCGACGACCCTGAGTGCGCCGGTCGGGCATTCTCCCAGGCAGGCCCCCAGCCCGTCGCACAATTTATCTGCAATGATGCGGGCCTTGCCGTCCACTATTTCCAGCGCACCCTCGGCGCAGGACGGCACGCACTGGCCGCACCCGTCGCACAGTTCTTCATCGATTTTGATTATTTTGCGTGATACTTTCATAATCAGCCTTTCAGTTTCATTGGTTTTAAATGCTACCTTGTGCATATTTGCGCAAACCTGCCCGCCACTCTATTTCTTTAGGATTGGCAGGCGGGTCTGCATCCTATTTAACTTAACAACGTCTTCCTTGCCTCTTCGCGGCCGCTTGCGGTTAAAAAGGATTTGTCTAGGATGCGGGCCAGCCTGTCCGTATCCATAGGAGTTTCTTTATGTTTTTCCTCGAGGTTGGTGATCAGATCGGCATCATACAGCACCTTGAAGTTTACGCTTTCTTCGCTGCGGGGGTGATGGTGATGGCCGATGATATCGCAGACCTCCTCGATCAGTTCATCCTTGGCGCCCAGCTTGATCATGATCGCTCGGGCAATCTTTGGACCTTCTTTTTCCTGGTATTTCGGGGCCGTACTTTGGTATTTGCGCTCGGCCTCATGAATTCCGATGTCGTGCAGATAGGCCGCCGCCAAGATCACTGCCAGATTGCCTCTTTCGCTCTTGCCGATCCGTTCGGCATAGCGGGCCACACGCGTGGCATGGCCGATGCGCTTGAAATCGGTTTTAAAATAGCGCTTCATTTCCACGGCAATCCGATCCTTTAACAGATCATCTCTTTGGGCCAGCGCTTCCGGCGGCAGGTCTCCGATGCACTGCGCGGCATACTGGCAGTAAGAAGCACACCCGAAATCCATCTTCGGATTGGCAAACCGGTGACCGCATGCTTCGCATCTGCGGGCGGTATCATCCTTGAAAAATTCCACTTTTTGGTTGCATTGCGGGCACCTGGTTTCAAAGATCGAACCGGGCTTCCAGTATCGGCTATCCTGTCCGGGGCATTTCATGGCGCTCCTCCAATCATTGAATGCTTTCTTTTGACCGGCCTGCTCCCCGCCGCGAAGCACTGACGCACGTCAGAAGCCCCGCCCTTTGAGGCGGGAAGCTTCACTATCTCTCAAGCAAGAGAGCCTTTTTGTGTAAAGATAACCCTTGAAGGAAAGAGTTCAAGTGTAACCATTGAATTAAGCGGCGCAGCCGCGTTATATAAGATCGCGAAGCGATCTTATCCCAGGATCGCCTTCAAGTCTTCATCGGGCGTCTTGATC
It encodes:
- a CDS encoding HD domain-containing protein, whose protein sequence is MKCPGQDSRYWKPGSIFETRCPQCNQKVEFFKDDTARRCEACGHRFANPKMDFGCASYCQYAAQCIGDLPPEALAQRDDLLKDRIAVEMKRYFKTDFKRIGHATRVARYAERIGKSERGNLAVILAAAYLHDIGIHEAERKYQSTAPKYQEKEGPKIARAIMIKLGAKDELIEEVCDIIGHHHHPRSEESVNFKVLYDADLITNLEEKHKETPMDTDRLARILDKSFLTASGREEARKTLLS
- a CDS encoding 4Fe-4S binding protein, yielding MKVSRKIIKIDEELCDGCGQCVPSCAEGALEIVDGKARIIADKLCDGLGACLGECPTGALRVVERESDEFDEEAVHQHLTRKEKAEKDAAPACGCPSAGIQTFMPADARRVPVMPAPDAGDSESALSHWPVQISLVPAKAPFLKGADLLVLADCVPVAFPHLHRDFLPGKAVTMGCPKLDDAQEYIKKFADIFKTANIRSITTVVMEVPCCSGLPMIVKKGLEASGKKIPMEEVVISTRGRILERVKVA